The following proteins come from a genomic window of Rutidosis leptorrhynchoides isolate AG116_Rl617_1_P2 chromosome 10, CSIRO_AGI_Rlap_v1, whole genome shotgun sequence:
- the LOC139872728 gene encoding EID1-like F-box protein 3 — MSANQRVKLNPAVSGGGSGSCSSHESDFFNERLLLLVMESMNWDVQVLCRTAAVCRRLRAMAKRLLWRELCLFRAPRITESLSNGVHSSRMGGGWPALAKLLFFCGGCESSRNFVLSRPKPGHFVTESRFSKTSGRSFLMKRCRNDLLFVSDPCEHRLSDREDDLGVFRGVFRGFRESRTRACLIARQVALEERERCPYCGARVWSMTTAGLVPKNAAKRLGSHDGALEYFVCVNGHMHGTCWLAPLSSDEGVNGEDDADGYEMDGSDETGNSSAGGGFSDDLCDNSKGVTNGFRNNGFSGFST, encoded by the coding sequence ATGAGTGCTAATCAGAGAGTGAAGCTGAATCCGGCCGTTAGTGGCGGGGGATCTGGTTCATGCAGTTCGCACGAATCGGATTTTTTTAACGAGAGATTGTTGTTATTGGTTATGGAATCGATGAATTGGGACGTACAAGTGCTGTGTCGGACGGCCGCCGTGTGCCGGCGGCTTCGCGCGATGGCGAAACGACTATTATGGCGAGAGCTCTGTTTATTCCGTGCGCCGAGGATAACGGAATCGTTATCTAACGGTGTACACAGTAGTCGAATGGGTGGCGGTTGGCCGGCGTTAGCGAAATTGTTGTTTTTTTGCGGTGGTTGCGAGTCGAGTCGGAATTTTGTATTAAGCCGGCCTAAACCGGGTCATTTTGTGACGGAGTCCCGGTTTTCTAAAACTTCCGGGAGGAGTTTTTTGATGAAACGGTGTCGTAATGATTTGTTATTTGTGAGTGATCCGTGTGAACATCGGTTAAGTGACAGAGAAGATGATTTAGGTGTTTTTCGAGGGGTATTTCGGGGATTTCGTGAGTCTAGGACACGTGCCTGTTTAATAGCGAGACAAGTGGCGTTAGAAGAGAGAGAAAGGTGCCCATATTGTGGGGCCCGTGTTTGGAGTATGACAACGGCTGGGTTGGTTCCGAAGAACGCGGCTAAACGGCTCGGGTCGCATGATGGGGCGCTGGAGTATTTTGTTTGTGTGAATGGTCACATGCATGGCACGTGCTGGTTAGCACCGTTGTCATCTGATGAAGGAGTCAACGGTGAAGATGATGCTGATGGGTATGAAATGGACGGTAGTGATGAGACTGGAAATAGCTCAGCCGGTGGTGGTTTTAGTGACGATTTATGTGACAATAGTAAAGGAGTCACCAATGGGTTTCGTAATAATGGTTTTAGTGGTTTTAGCACTTGA